The nucleotide window AAGCGCGGAACTTCCGCAATCGAAACGCCGCGCGCATCAGCGACTTCCTGCCTTTCAGCAAGATCGGCTGCAGGATCTGAAGAATCGCCCACCATGAGGGAGTCGAAGTAAAGTTCGCCCATACCCTCGTCGGTGTATTCATAGCCCCAGTACCACTGATAACCGATCGCCTTGATGGTCATGTCGTACTCGGGAATATCCAACTGCTTGTAAAGCAGACGGAAGGAGGGAATGGCGATCACAACAAGGATCAGGATCGGGACAACCGTCCACGCGACCTCGATCATCGTGTTGTGCGACGTGCGCGAGGGAACAGGGTTCGCCTTGGCACTGAAACGCGACATGCAAACAATCAGCAGCGCCAGCACGAAAAGTGTAATGACGGTGATGATTATCAACGTGAAGCTGTTGAACCATGTGATGTCGTCCATCACTTCGGTGACAGACCGCTGAAATCCGAGCTGCCAGTTCGTCATGCCGGATTCGGCCGCCAGGGCCGCAGTGGACACTCCAGCAAATGTCGCCGCCATTCCGGCTATAGTCATGAGACGCTTGAAGATTGCCTTCACGTCCGCGCTCCCTTCCCTCAGCCGCTTCACGCGGCACATGCATCAATACCGGATACACACTCCGGCCCAATCCAGTGCGGCAGTAGCGGGCTTGGCGCAGCTTCGCAAGCCCCTATCTGCCGCATCCGGACACCCGACAGGATTATCTGATGGCCGGACTATAACCACAAACTGGTATTGAGGGCGATGGTTTCTACTGTGCAGAGCGGCGATGTGCCGCATCACCCCACCAACACCCTGCTGTCGCACAAAAACCACAAGAAACGCCGGGCTGCAACGGAATTTCCAACTTTTCACAGTCCCTGAAAGGCTTTGGCCATTTGACAAGGGTCAAGGACAGGCTGATTTTCGACAAAAAATGCAACTATCGCTGCCGATTGAAACCCCGCCGGACTAGAATCAAGCGCTATCATGCGGCAAGGTCGGCTCGGGATCATATTCATGATTCGCAGGCCAGCCGGTTTCCGGATGCGGGAGCGGCTCACGGATCATATAACGCTTGACTGGAGGTTTTCTTGTCAACCTTTTTGACGCAGTCCCTGGCTGCCCGCAAGACCGGACGCTCCAAACTGTCGATTGCCAAGTTTGCCGCCATTGCCGGAATTCTTTTCAGCGCCGTTTCACACGCAACGTTGCCCGCCGCGGCTCAAGGCGAGGTGCGCTCTGCGCATGGCGATTGGCAAATGCGCTGCGATACGCCTCCCGGCTCGACCGGAGAACAATGCGCCCTGATCCAGAATGTGACGGCAGCAGACCGCGAGAATGTCGGTCTTTCGGTGATAATCCTCAAAACCGCCGACAAACAGGCACGTATCCTGCGTGTCCTGGCGCCGCTTGGAGTGCTTTTGCCCTCAGGCCTCGGTCTGCGGGTCGACAATGCCGATATCGGGCGTGCGGGGTTTGTCCGCTGTCTGCCGAACGGCTGTATTGCTGAAGTCATTTTGGAAGAAGACCTGCTGACCAAACTGCAAGGGGGTGGACAGGCCACGTTCATCATTTTCCAGACACCGGAGGAAGGGATCGGTATCCCGATTTCGCTGAACGGTTTCTCAGCCGGGTTTGACGCTCTGCCCTAGGGCCGCCAAAAGCGAACAATCGTCTTAATTCACGACGACAAAAAGCGCCCTTCGGCGCTTTTTTCTATTCTGCCGGTTCGTCGTGTTCGTCAGAGACAGTTTTTCGCGGGGTGACCTTATGCAGACGGTCCATCCCGGCATACATGCCTTCCGTCAGCTGCATGGCCAGCCGTTCTTCATCCCGGTGCCGCACATCTTCCTCGATCTGATCAATCCGATCGAGAGGTGTTCCGAGCGCTTCCAGAGCCGCTCTGCCGAACACGACACTCGACTCGAAGGTTTCACGGATCTGAAAGTCGACGCCGCGTTTTGTAAGATCCAGAGCATGTGCACGGTCGGTCGCGCGACAGAAAATCAGGACTTCAGGGAAGTCTTTCCGAATAAGATCGATTGCCTTGCCCATCACCTTGTCGTTTTCAATGCACATGGCAATCAACGCGGCCTTGCCGGCGCCAGCAGCACTCAAGACGTCTGCACGTGTCGCATCTCCGTAATAGACTTTGTAGCCCTGCTTGCGGGCGTAATCGATACGGTCGGGCCGATTGTCGATCGCTGTAATCTCAAGACCTTCGGATGTTAGGATCTGAGCGGCAACCATCCCAAATCGGCCAAAACCGACAACGAGAACCGTCGGTGTGGCCTCCTCGAAGGTTTCAATTGACGGGTTTTCAACACCCTTCGCCTTGGCTCGGGCCGCAAGTTTGTCGAGACCTAGACAGGCAACTGGCGTGAGCAGCATCGTCAGGATCACGATGGCATTCAGAAGGTTTGCCGTTTGATAGTCCAGAAGGGCGTTGCTGACGGCAGCTGTGAAGAGAACGAAAGCAAATTCACCACCCTGGGGCAACGTCACAGCTATGCGCATTGCATCGGAGTTTGGTGATCCGGTGCCTCGGGACAGACCCCAGAGGAACAAGCCCTTGATGCCCATGACGAGTAGGACCCCAACGGCCAAGATGACCCAATTCTCCATGACAAGATAAACGTCGAGCGACATACCGACCGCCACGAAGAACAATCCCATCAGCAATGAACGGAACGGCTCAATATCAGCTTCCAGTGTGTGCCTGAAACTTGATTCGGCAAGAAGCACACCTGCCAGAAATGCACCGAGCGCCATAGACAGGCCAACGGTATGCATGATCCCCGCACTGCCCAGGGCAACCAGAAGCGCAGCCGTCAACATGACTTCGCGCGCGCGGCTGGCTGCGAGAAACAGGAATATCGGTGAGATCAGATACCGGCCGGTGAGAATAACCGCGGCCACGGCAGCCAGAACGAGAATGATCTCCCTGAATATCTGGGCTGCCGTCGATGGCCCCTCGCCCGGCGCCAATATGGCCACCATTGCCAAAAGAGGGACGATCGCAATGTCCTGCATGAGCAGGATGCCGAAAGCTCGTTGGCCATAGCTTGATGATAATTGTCCACGCTCCTGCAGGATTTGCAAAGCAAAGGCTGTTGAAGACAGCGCCAATCCAAATCCTGCGACAAGGGAAGTGGAGAACGAGACCCCCGAAATCAGACCAACGCCCAACAAGGTCAGGCCGGTGAGCATCACCTGGGCGGATCCGAGGCCGAAAATGTCGCGCTTCATTCGCCAGAGTTTTTGAGGGTCGAGTTCCAGGCCGATGACAAAGAGCAGCAAGACAACGCCGAGCTCGGCCACATGAAGAACGTCTTCTCCAGAACCCAGAAGTTGAAGTCCATGCGGCCCGATCGCTGCACCGGCGGCCAGGTAGCCAACCACCGAACCCAGTCCCAGCCGTTTTGCAATCGGAACGGCTACAACTGTCGCAGCCAGAAACACGATAGATTCAGCAAAAAACGGAGGTGCTGCCTCGCTGGCCATTCTTTCTCCTAAACCGGATTGCGGCGACCGGAATCAGTTAAACTGTGATGACAATTTTAACTGTAGCAAATTTGCAGGCTTTAACCTGTCTCAAAATGGCTGCAATACAGGTTATTGCTTCGCTTTTTCTGCCACAGAACGATGCGTCGACCTCAGCTTTCGACAAAGCGCTATTTCAATGCGCGCTGCGCCAGGAGCCCGGTAACGCGGCAGGCGCGGCAATTTCGCGGTCAGGGAGGCCATTTCAACAACGCAGAACCGCCTCCTCGCTTTCGAGAAAACCACTCAGTTTGCGTCGCCGACGTCAGATCAACTTGTGGTCCAAGAGAAAAGCCTCCAGCGCCCTACACGATGAATAATGGTGTCCGATGAGGCCGGCCTCTTCAGCCCCGGAAACGTTTTCCAACTTGTCGTCAACAAAGACGCAGCGGCCCGGTTCGTAGCCATATTTTTCACAAATGGCCCGGTAGATCCGCGGATCAGGCTTTCGCAGTCTGAATTCTGCAGAAACGTGGGCTTTGCTGCCGAAGATTTCGAACGCGTCGGGTGCACAAACGGGAAGCGCCGCTTTCAGCATCATTCCATTGTTCGTCAAAAGCGCGGTGTCGGCTTTGGCGGTGATCCGTTTTACCAACGAAAGCACATCCGGTCTCGGCCGCATCATCCGACGCCGGACATCGCACCAGGTGTCAAAGTCGATCGGATAACCGAGCAATTGGCCATATTGTGCCAAATAGGCTTCGGCGGTTCCCGGTTGACCAGCCTCTGCGGCTTCTTCGTGAGGTCCACCCCAGACCGCCGCATCGATTTCAGCAGCCGGCCTCCCGGTTAACTGCTCGAGTAAATCAAGCCGCGTTTGATGACGATAGTCATAGAGAACCTCATCCATGTCGAAGACAACGAATACGACGCCCGGCACCTTAAACCTCCGGGTCAGACTGCTGTTCCACCGACCGTCATTTCATTGATGCGCATAGATGGCTGGCCAACACCGACCGGTACGCCTTGCCCTTGCTTTCCGCAAGTGCCCATGCCCGGATCAAGTTTCATGTCATTGCCGATCATGGAAACGCGTGTCAGCGCGTCCGGGCCGTTGCCGATCAGCATTGCCCCTTTCAGAGGTGCGCCGACCTTGCCGTTTTCGACCCGGTAAGCCTCTGTACAGGAAAAGACGAATTTGCCTGACGTGATATCTACCTGACCACCGCCGAACGAGACTGCGTAGATACCATCCTTCACAGAACTCAGGATCTCTTCCGGGTCCTTGTCGCCAGCCATCATCACTGTGTTGGTCATACGCGGCATTGGAATATGGGCGTAAGACTGACGCCGGCCGTTGCCTGTGGGTTCCATTCCCATCAACCGTGCATTCTGACGGTCTTGCATGTAACCCTTCAAGATGCCGTCTTCGATCAGAACAGTACGGCTGGCAGGCGTTCCCTCGTCGTCCACGCTCAACGAACCGCGGCGGTCCGGTATGGTGCCGTCATCGACGATCGTGACACCGGGAGACGCAACCCTTTCGCCCATGAGCCCGGCAAACGCCGACGTTTTCTTTCGGTTGAAATCACCTTCCAAACCATGACCGACGGCCTCGTGGAGCAAAATACCCGGCCAACCCGGACCAAGCACGACATCGAGCGTGCCTGCCGGTGCCGGTACAGCCTCCAGGTTCACCAGGGCCTGGCGCAAGGCTTCGTCCACGCCACCCTGCCAGTTTTCCGTCGTGATAAACCGGTCGAAACCTTCGCGGCCGCCGCATCCAAACGAGCCGCTTTCCTGTCGGTCGTCATTTCCCGCGACAACGGATATGCTCAAACGCACCATCGGGCGGACATCGCGGACAAGATGACCATCGGCCCGCAGGATCTCAACAACCTGCCAGGACCCGGCAAGCGATGCTGTCACCTGGCGCACGCGCGGGTCCACGGATCGCGCGTATGCGTCTATTTCCTGCAGCAGCTTGACCTTGTCTTCAAAGCTCGGGCCACCAAGCGGGTTGGCGTCAGAATAAAGCGACACATTTGTTCTTGCTGGCGCCGCAGCATAGCTGCCTGAATACCCCTTTTTGACGGCACTTACCGCGTCGACCGCACGTTTTAACGCGCCTTCGGATATGTCTCCAGCATGGGCATATCCCGCCGCTTCTCCGGCAACAGCTCTGAGGCCGAACCCCTGAGCCGTATCATAATTGGCTCCCTTGAGGCGGCCGTTGTCGAACACCAGCCCTTCCGTCTGCCGGTATTCCACAAACAGCTCACCGTCATCCGCCCCGTCCAAGGCGTCCTTGGTGAGGCGTTTTGCTGTTTCCAGCCCAAGACCTGACGATTCAATGAGATCTGCCGTGGAAATGGTCATTGTTGTTTCCTGCATAGTCGTTTGAGGACGTTGCCTTTCCGGCGGCATTCCCACCGTCATGCAAGGCGTTACCCCCAACATAGGGTTTTTGACACGCAATTCACCCTGAATTCCTCGAAATCCACTTGCGAGATTTTAAACTTGAATATAATACTCACCTTTAAGGATCCTTCGCATCCTCAGTCAGCCTGACCGCTTCAGAAACGGCCTCGCCAGCTCTCTCTCAAAATTTCATCATTCAAATTCGCGCTTGTCGCGAATAGGAAGACGTTTGCGCATGCCCAAGCGACCCAAGGATCTCATCGGTGAGACCTACAGTTCTTTTCATGATCTAGCTGCCAAGCGTGGCGACGGACTGCATCCACTCATTCTTCAAGCGCTCAGCAAATCGGGAAATGTCGCGGGCCCTCCCCGTCCCTCCGAACAAACCGACGACATGGTGGTGTCCGTTGACTTCAGACTGTCCAGGTCATCGGCCTTGAAAAACGGCAAGGCAGCCTCATGAAATCAGTGCTCATCGCGATGCATCTGGTTGCCTGTGAGCCAGAGCTGCTTATTTGTCAGGACGTTTCGGTGGAAGCAAAACGCTGGCAGGACATGGAAACCTGTCAGAACGATCGTGGCCACGAAATGCAAAAAGCACAGGAAATATTGCCGGAATGGGCTGTGGTTATGTCCCGCTGCCGATATCTCATTGGACGAGACCGTCGTACCACGCCGATGTTCTGATGCCGTCAAAGCGAACAAAGCCGTGACTTGCCCTTGGTGGTCGATCTACCGTACAAGTCTTCCGGCACACTTGACCTTGCAACACAGCAGCAGACGCAATGATGAACCGTTACGAAAATCCGCGCATTCCAAGCGAGGCCCGCGTCCGATACCTGGATGGCGACTACCAAGTGGAAACACCCGGCACATTCGTGCGATGCGCTGTGACCGGTACGGCAATTCCGCTTGATGAGTTGAAATACTGGTCCGTAGACCGGCAGGAAGCCTATGTAGATGCCAAAGCTTCCATGAAACGGTATCTGGAAACGCGCTAGACGCGCAGACCTCGCTCAGGTCTTGAAGCTCCGCTGTCGCAATTTTTCACGGATCAGGTTCATCAACCGGTCCTCGTCGTCGATGTCCATGCGCACATCCACGACGATTGCGGTCGATGCGATCCAGTGAAAGAGCTCCCCTTCAGTCGTCTCCAGTCTCGCCATGTCTTTGGACGTGGTAACGAGCTGTAG belongs to Roseibium porphyridii and includes:
- the coxB gene encoding cytochrome c oxidase subunit II, which encodes MKAIFKRLMTIAGMAATFAGVSTAALAAESGMTNWQLGFQRSVTEVMDDITWFNSFTLIIITVITLFVLALLIVCMSRFSAKANPVPSRTSHNTMIEVAWTVVPILILVVIAIPSFRLLYKQLDIPEYDMTIKAIGYQWYWGYEYTDEGMGELYFDSLMVGDSSDPAADLAERQEVADARGVSIAEVPRLLAVDYDLVVPVDTTVRLQVTSEDVIHAFAMPSMGLKIDAIPGRLNETWFHAREEGVFYGQCSELCGKDHAFMPIAVRVVSKDQFQTWASAAQDDLDTANEQLMASIADAKKVAESGQNEEVSVAAK
- a CDS encoding invasion associated locus B family protein; the protein is MSTFLTQSLAARKTGRSKLSIAKFAAIAGILFSAVSHATLPAAAQGEVRSAHGDWQMRCDTPPGSTGEQCALIQNVTAADRENVGLSVIILKTADKQARILRVLAPLGVLLPSGLGLRVDNADIGRAGFVRCLPNGCIAEVILEEDLLTKLQGGGQATFIIFQTPEEGIGIPISLNGFSAGFDALP
- a CDS encoding monovalent cation:proton antiporter-2 (CPA2) family protein, producing MASEAAPPFFAESIVFLAATVVAVPIAKRLGLGSVVGYLAAGAAIGPHGLQLLGSGEDVLHVAELGVVLLLFVIGLELDPQKLWRMKRDIFGLGSAQVMLTGLTLLGVGLISGVSFSTSLVAGFGLALSSTAFALQILQERGQLSSSYGQRAFGILLMQDIAIVPLLAMVAILAPGEGPSTAAQIFREIILVLAAVAAVILTGRYLISPIFLFLAASRAREVMLTAALLVALGSAGIMHTVGLSMALGAFLAGVLLAESSFRHTLEADIEPFRSLLMGLFFVAVGMSLDVYLVMENWVILAVGVLLVMGIKGLFLWGLSRGTGSPNSDAMRIAVTLPQGGEFAFVLFTAAVSNALLDYQTANLLNAIVILTMLLTPVACLGLDKLAARAKAKGVENPSIETFEEATPTVLVVGFGRFGMVAAQILTSEGLEITAIDNRPDRIDYARKQGYKVYYGDATRADVLSAAGAGKAALIAMCIENDKVMGKAIDLIRKDFPEVLIFCRATDRAHALDLTKRGVDFQIRETFESSVVFGRAALEALGTPLDRIDQIEEDVRHRDEERLAMQLTEGMYAGMDRLHKVTPRKTVSDEHDEPAE
- a CDS encoding HAD-IA family hydrolase gives rise to the protein MPGVVFVVFDMDEVLYDYRHQTRLDLLEQLTGRPAAEIDAAVWGGPHEEAAEAGQPGTAEAYLAQYGQLLGYPIDFDTWCDVRRRMMRPRPDVLSLVKRITAKADTALLTNNGMMLKAALPVCAPDAFEIFGSKAHVSAEFRLRKPDPRIYRAICEKYGYEPGRCVFVDDKLENVSGAEEAGLIGHHYSSCRALEAFLLDHKLI
- the tldD gene encoding metalloprotease TldD, which encodes MTISTADLIESSGLGLETAKRLTKDALDGADDGELFVEYRQTEGLVFDNGRLKGANYDTAQGFGLRAVAGEAAGYAHAGDISEGALKRAVDAVSAVKKGYSGSYAAAPARTNVSLYSDANPLGGPSFEDKVKLLQEIDAYARSVDPRVRQVTASLAGSWQVVEILRADGHLVRDVRPMVRLSISVVAGNDDRQESGSFGCGGREGFDRFITTENWQGGVDEALRQALVNLEAVPAPAGTLDVVLGPGWPGILLHEAVGHGLEGDFNRKKTSAFAGLMGERVASPGVTIVDDGTIPDRRGSLSVDDEGTPASRTVLIEDGILKGYMQDRQNARLMGMEPTGNGRRQSYAHIPMPRMTNTVMMAGDKDPEEILSSVKDGIYAVSFGGGQVDITSGKFVFSCTEAYRVENGKVGAPLKGAMLIGNGPDALTRVSMIGNDMKLDPGMGTCGKQGQGVPVGVGQPSMRINEMTVGGTAV
- a CDS encoding DUF2093 domain-containing protein encodes the protein MMNRYENPRIPSEARVRYLDGDYQVETPGTFVRCAVTGTAIPLDELKYWSVDRQEAYVDAKASMKRYLETR